Proteins encoded within one genomic window of Esox lucius isolate fEsoLuc1 chromosome 12, fEsoLuc1.pri, whole genome shotgun sequence:
- the stk38a gene encoding serine/threonine-protein kinase 38 isoform X2: protein MAMTGQSSCSSMSNHTKERVTMAKVTLENFYSNLIAQHEEREMRQQKLEKVMDQEGLADEEKRIRRSQHARKETEFLRLKRTRLGLEDFESLKVIGRGAFGEVRLVQKKDTGHVYAMKILRKADMLEKEQVGHIRAERDILVEADSLWVVKMFYSFQDKMNLYLIMEFLPGGDMMTLLMKKDTLTEEATQFYIAETVIAIDSIHQLGFIHRDIKPDNLLLDSRGHVKLSDFGLCTGLKRAHRTEFYKNLNHSLPSDFTFNNMNSKRKAETWKKNRRQLAFSTVGTPDYIAPEVFMQNGYNKLCDWWSLGVIMYEMLIGYPPFCSETPQETYRKVMNWRETLIFPPEVPISEKAKDLILKFCCEEEHRVGATGVESIKSNAFFEGVDYDHIRERPAAIPIEIKSIDDTSNFDEFPDSDILQPVATPVVSNHSEADLKNKDWVFINYTYKRFEGLTARGAIPSYMKTGKR from the exons GCAGCAAAAGTTGGAGAAGGTGATGGACCAAGAGGGCTTGGCTGATGAGGAG AAACGCATCCGCCGCTCCCAGCACGccaggaaagagacagagttcCTGCGTCTCAAAAGAACCCGCCTAGGGCTGGAGGACTTTGAGTCCCTCAAGGTGATTGGTCGAGGAGCTTTTGGAGAG GTGCGTCTGGTACAGAAGAAAGACACCGGTCATGTGTATGCAATGAAGATCCTACGCAAGGCTGACATGTTGGAGAAGGAACAG gtGGGCCACATCCGTGCAGAGAGAGACATCTTGGTGGAGGCAGACAGCCTGTGGGTGGTCAAGATGTTCTACAGCTTCCAGGACAAGATGAACCTCTATCTCATAATGGAGTTCCTGCCTGGTG GTGACATGATGACCCTGCTGATGAAGAAGGATACTCTGACTGAGGAGGCCACTCAGTTCTACATTGCTGAGACAGTGATAGCCATCGACTCGATCCACCAACTGGGCTTTATCCATAGAGACATTAAACCTGACAACCTGCTACTTGACTCCAGG GGTCATGTTAAGCTGTCAGATTTTGGTCTATGCACGGGTCTGAAGAGAGCCCATCGTACCGAGTTCTACAAGAACCTCAACCACAGTCTCCCAAGTGACTTCA CATTCAACAACATGAACTCAAAGAGGAAAGCAGAGACATGGAAGAAGAATCGGAGACAGTTG GCCTTCTCTACTGTGGGCACGCCTGACTACATCGCCCCTGAAGTGTTCATGCAGAACGGATACAACAAGCTCTGCGATTGGTGGAGTCTTGGAGTCATCATGTATGAGATGCTGATTG GCTATCCCCCATTCTGCTCCGAGACACCCCAAGAGACCTACAGAAAGGTAATGAACTGGCGGGAAACACTGATCTTTCCCCCAGAAGTGCCCATCTCTGAGAAAGCCAAGGACCTCATCCTCAAGTTCTGCTGTGAAGAGGAGCATCGGGTCGGAGCCACCGGGGTGGAAAGCATCAAGAGTAATGCCTTCTTTGAAGGGGTGGACTACGACCACATTAG AGAGAGGCCCGCTGCTATTCCTATTGAGATCAAAAGCATTGATGACACATCTAACTTTGATGAGTTCCCAGACTCTGATATCCTCCAGCCAGTGG CTACCCCTGTTGTGTCCAACCATTCTGAGGCAGACCTGAAGAACAAGGACTGGGTATTCATCAATTACACCTACAAGCGCTTCGAAGGCCTCACAGCCCGAGGGGCCATCCCATCCTACATGAAGACTGGAAAGAGATGA
- the stk38a gene encoding serine/threonine-protein kinase 38 isoform X1, with translation MAMTGQSSCSSMSNHTKERVTMAKVTLENFYSNLIAQHEEREMRQQKLEKVMDQEGLADEEKRIRRSQHARKETEFLRLKRTRLGLEDFESLKVIGRGAFGEVRLVQKKDTGHVYAMKILRKADMLEKEQVGHIRAERDILVEADSLWVVKMFYSFQDKMNLYLIMEFLPGGDMMTLLMKKDTLTEEATQFYIAETVIAIDSIHQLGFIHRDIKPDNLLLDSRGHVKLSDFGLCTGLKRAHRTEFYKNLNHSLPSDFSKQTFNNMNSKRKAETWKKNRRQLAFSTVGTPDYIAPEVFMQNGYNKLCDWWSLGVIMYEMLIGYPPFCSETPQETYRKVMNWRETLIFPPEVPISEKAKDLILKFCCEEEHRVGATGVESIKSNAFFEGVDYDHIRERPAAIPIEIKSIDDTSNFDEFPDSDILQPVATPVVSNHSEADLKNKDWVFINYTYKRFEGLTARGAIPSYMKTGKR, from the exons GCAGCAAAAGTTGGAGAAGGTGATGGACCAAGAGGGCTTGGCTGATGAGGAG AAACGCATCCGCCGCTCCCAGCACGccaggaaagagacagagttcCTGCGTCTCAAAAGAACCCGCCTAGGGCTGGAGGACTTTGAGTCCCTCAAGGTGATTGGTCGAGGAGCTTTTGGAGAG GTGCGTCTGGTACAGAAGAAAGACACCGGTCATGTGTATGCAATGAAGATCCTACGCAAGGCTGACATGTTGGAGAAGGAACAG gtGGGCCACATCCGTGCAGAGAGAGACATCTTGGTGGAGGCAGACAGCCTGTGGGTGGTCAAGATGTTCTACAGCTTCCAGGACAAGATGAACCTCTATCTCATAATGGAGTTCCTGCCTGGTG GTGACATGATGACCCTGCTGATGAAGAAGGATACTCTGACTGAGGAGGCCACTCAGTTCTACATTGCTGAGACAGTGATAGCCATCGACTCGATCCACCAACTGGGCTTTATCCATAGAGACATTAAACCTGACAACCTGCTACTTGACTCCAGG GGTCATGTTAAGCTGTCAGATTTTGGTCTATGCACGGGTCTGAAGAGAGCCCATCGTACCGAGTTCTACAAGAACCTCAACCACAGTCTCCCAAGTGACTTCAGTAAGCAAA CATTCAACAACATGAACTCAAAGAGGAAAGCAGAGACATGGAAGAAGAATCGGAGACAGTTG GCCTTCTCTACTGTGGGCACGCCTGACTACATCGCCCCTGAAGTGTTCATGCAGAACGGATACAACAAGCTCTGCGATTGGTGGAGTCTTGGAGTCATCATGTATGAGATGCTGATTG GCTATCCCCCATTCTGCTCCGAGACACCCCAAGAGACCTACAGAAAGGTAATGAACTGGCGGGAAACACTGATCTTTCCCCCAGAAGTGCCCATCTCTGAGAAAGCCAAGGACCTCATCCTCAAGTTCTGCTGTGAAGAGGAGCATCGGGTCGGAGCCACCGGGGTGGAAAGCATCAAGAGTAATGCCTTCTTTGAAGGGGTGGACTACGACCACATTAG AGAGAGGCCCGCTGCTATTCCTATTGAGATCAAAAGCATTGATGACACATCTAACTTTGATGAGTTCCCAGACTCTGATATCCTCCAGCCAGTGG CTACCCCTGTTGTGTCCAACCATTCTGAGGCAGACCTGAAGAACAAGGACTGGGTATTCATCAATTACACCTACAAGCGCTTCGAAGGCCTCACAGCCCGAGGGGCCATCCCATCCTACATGAAGACTGGAAAGAGATGA